Genomic segment of Osmia bicornis bicornis chromosome 2, iOsmBic2.1, whole genome shotgun sequence:
TAAGAGTATATACTCGAATCAAAAAAATCAAGAgtatgaatatttctaataagaaatattatcaTAATGCTGTGCAAAACCTTTAATACTGACGTAGCATTTGCGTCGCTCTAAAACTTTACTAACTACTTCAGTGAATAGAaaagattattttattaaaagattatcttaatataaaagagattttataattgaaaagaTTAATATATTTGATTTTAACATATTTACAGTAGAGGTAATATATCAATACTTTAATTATTTGTagatttatattatataaaattatgattTATATCTTGCCGTTTACACAAAAAGATTATTAtcgtttttaatattcttcaaCTTTATTGTGGCAGCATTTATAAACACAGAAATAttcttatatatttttgtgAACATTTTCTGTGTTTgttcactatttttttttttttttttttatttatttttaataattgctTTAATATCGTACTATTGATCTTACCATCCAATTAATTCATTATCAAAgtctaatattaataattcatattgcacaaaattacttttttataaagacacaaaatatataaaaaaaagttaattcgTAAATTATACAACTAAAtcaaaacaaatttttaatatagcACAAAACGAACaaaatcataaaatttaataagataTGACATTATATGTAGTTAATGTCTTCTACTTTTGATATTTTCCGTTACGTAATTAAGAAtcaattattagaaattaattgtCAGTATTCTGATACCCTTGAATGCATTTGCTACTAGTCTATAAAACGTGTTCAGCTACCTATTTGAATAGAGTTCTTCTATAATTCAATGATATATAAAAGCACTGCTAGTTAAGAGTTAATGTGCTGATTCACATTATAGCAAAGTTACATGATTAAGAGTCTacaaaacagaaaaaataaaatttctgtaTAATAATAGATTTCATATATACACAGTATATATTAAGATAAGCTTGAAATGTTTTTGGCAAATTTACAATGTCTAAAATATTAACACAATTTGCAGTATGAAGACGtatgaacaattttttttatatttttaaaagtcATGACAATATTTAAGTGATTTACTCATACTTTTATATCTTTTGATATACATGTTTCAAGTTCGagcatttcttctttttcaataagaatccttttttaatatgtaaatatattaattccatgaattttgtatttaaaaaaaaagcttTTCGACAAATGTTTCGTCATTTGTAACATTAGGTTTAATactattctattataattccTTTGCATTTTTTTCGAAATGTGTAAGGCTACGAAGCTGTAAGCaaaataaaagttaaatgCTAGACGTTATAGTCTAGTTCTTATCAATTAATACCCTAACCCACGTGAACGATAATACGTATATAAGTATACTCGATATTaccataattaataaaatagttgatttattcaaaaaatgttttcacAAAACGTATGCAATACTTTGTACGAATGAACAATATAATGAAGGACCTGTATTGCATTCGagattcaaaattttatacataattttatCTCCTAATACAAATAcatatcaattttaatatcaatattaggactagtattttttgtttttcagaAATACGCGAGATATAAAAGTTTATATTTgcttataattattcaaattatttgcattgaaataattttatttaaactgtAATGATTGTCGATCATCCTGTTtaggaaatgaaataaatacaattattaaaactaGTGATTGctaaaatttagaataattataagcaaacatgctgaacattttatttGAGGATTATTGAAATTGGATATCTGGTATCGTGGTTTATTTTAAGTATTTCTAATAGAGAAACAgttattcttttatatttaatgGTTCGAAATTTAGGAACGATTGTTATAGCAAAcgtgttattaaaaaaataatacagtCATGCTGCATTCTTTGTATCCGAATATATATTGGTTCTTGGTAAACATGCATTCTTGGACATTAACTCATTCAGACACGTGTACCTTTTTCACGTAAAAAGACACCAATCATACTATAATATCCTATATCACTTGCTGCtttcttattattcattcattcacttaTTTGCGTGTCTATGATGTTTAAGTCATTGATACAACGATTCaactaatttaaaaaatgaacgaTTCTTTCTGAATATGAATGTTCCCATTATTCTTTATGTTTTTAAGAATAAAAAGTTAAAACGGACGTATGATTTCCTCGAACGAGTAAGAATGGTGGCATATCGCGCGTTAGAGTCTCTAACCAGGCCATGTAAAGAGGCGCTGATACAGCACCCTTTCGAGGCATTGGTAATGTCctgaaaaaatacaattaaataaagttaatattttaataacacGAAAAAATGCTATTCTGTTAGTGAACCATCTCTTACATGACAACTAGATTGGCTTCTGTCGAATTCTCAAGCAGTAGTTCCCTTAAACGTAGATGCCTGttcgttttttctttcataGCGAGTAATTCAGAATCTTTAATCATATCTGAAAGCAacatataacaattttatcgAGGATTCTAATTGTGATTTAAGGTgattgtaatatttattattgacAATACCATCGTCTGTCGTTTTTGGATCTTCGGTTTGCtggaaattttctattaataaattgaaGAAGTTCTTCGTACTCTCCTGTGCTGGTTTCGATATGTCTGGTATAACTTTCAATGCCGAATAATCTATTCGGAATTTTGATAAAAGACTCGCCATACTAAAAACATAACAattatatcaataattatcatttatagtAATGTGCATTTCTTAACTCACTTTCTTTGTTCATATTCTAATTCAGAATGTTTATTTGCAAGAGCAAACACTCTCAATTTACTGTTCGACCAGTTACGTCTTGTGCTAATGATATAGGGTaataaaagggttaaaccACCATCATCGTACAACCACCATACGTCTATGGTACCCTTTTTCTGTTTACGCTGGAATTTCGTTACAACGTTAAGTATATCCTTCGCTATTGGTATAAAAGTCTGTCGATTTTCGCGTTGATCTTCTGTAGTTGGATTAGGATACTCGTTGATCACTTTCGATCTTCTGGGCGCGGGACTACCAGGAATTGAAATGTCCGATGTACTACTTGCTGTACAGATGTTAATGTTTCATTATAGACAATTTTTTATGCAAATGTAAACAAAAGTTAGACGTGTCATCTTATTAACCTTGACTAAGTTGTGAAAAGCTTTGATTTCCTGGTAACGTGGTtgatgtatttcttttttgttcaTCATTATCTCCTATGGTTGTACTACAATCCAAACCCTCGCTTAGTCGAAGAAGTGCTACCGCTATATGCATATCCAATGCTTTactatataaataaatatataataaaaattagtaagcctaattataattaaagtaTCTTCTCATTTTGGGCCTTCTCTCGTACTTACTGCATCACATTAAAGTACATATTCAATTGTTCTCGCGGGCAAGTCGCCCAGTCTTGCTTATAGCccattaataaaatattgggCTTCATTTTCCCTAAACCAGCAGCTTGCAAAAGCGTGGTGGTACCGTCTTGAAAGTTTGCGCCGTCCACCACCGAATAAAATGCTTTGATTTTATTCCCCCTGAACCAGGAAGTACACTTCTCGATCATGGAGTTGCGCGTTTTATACGATATCGGTGTCTGGATTATGAAAATGGAACGttattttttgtataaaaatgcTTCCGATTGTCgtgaagaaatgaaaatttacctCGACAACATGACCGCAAATGAATAAACTATTATTCTTGGTGATATGGTGTGCAAAATCAACCAGTGCTGATCTCGTACTTGGTATACCAGTGAGTACTAACAATTGAGGCCTATAATTTTTAACATGTTCCTCGACTCTGTCCAACTGTTGGACAGCGGTCAAGGCATTATTGTACGTTTGAGCTTGGGTGGTAGAACCCCAATTTACATCtgtaaaagaatttttattatttcttaacTACCTCAGTGTTATTTGATCAAAATTAAGATATATTTGTTATACTAAACATCACCTGGTTTTCTGTACGAGACTACTAAATAAAGTGCTAAGACTACGCTTAAAGTGATTAACGCCGTCCACCATGAGATCAAGAACATCACAGAAACGCAGAGAATAGCACCCACGAGACTTAGCCACATGTTATAatactgaaataaaaaatacaaaagatgtgaATAGAGgcattttataattgaaatgttGATAGGATGTTTACCTTAAACGTTGGTCGCCAACCAATCGGTTTAGCCAGCGATGCATGAAAGGTGCTAAAATTAACAAGAGTGTAGGCGGCCAAAAAGAAGTTTGAGATCAAAGGAGCTATGGCGTTCAGTTCCCCTAAAACAGAACAATACATTCAATCGAACTATTCAACAGAGAAGTTTCATTTGTAAAAGTACTACGGTTACCAATTAATATAAAACCAACGGCGATTACGAATGTAAGAAGGTAACCACGAATGGGTTCTTTGTTCTTTTCACCGCTGAACCAGGATATTCCAGGGTATAATTCATCGAGGCAAAGTGCTTGGAACACTTTGGGGGCGGAAACCAACGATGCCAAAGCGCTGGACAGTGTAGCCGCAAAACATCCGGCATAAATGAATGGGCCAAACGCAGAGACTAATTCGATCACctaaaaacaattaattaatcttttttGATAGcattttgattttcattttcaacgatgAATATAAGAAATACCTGAAAACTATTGTGGCTACCGTAGGTACAGTTGCCTGTACAATTGAATTTCGTCCCGTATGCGGTCCAAGTAATTTGACTCGAATTCAAGAGATTAGCAGTAGCAATTGGGCTTTCAGCTGTTTCGTTGGTCGCATTGAAGCTCGACAATACGCTGTACGAACTATTGTACACGTTCCATAAATCATTAACGTCGCCGGACGCGTCTCGACTAACTGAACCTCCTACCATTAATGCCATGAACAGGTAAGAAATCGTTGTCAAAAGAATGGCTAGTAGTGTACCCTTTGGAATTGCCGTTTGAGGGTCCTGCCAAGGAAGTGAAAGCTATCGTTAGACAATACATGCATACTTATTCGTATTATTTCTACCGATGATTATTCGAAACTCTgttgtaaattttcaattcaagCATCCTGGAATTTCGAACCCTTAATATTTCAGGAATTTTTAGggttcaaataaaattcagtGTTTCGTATTGCATCGATAGTTGCCTcttcaaaatagaatttaacGAATGATACGTGCAACGTGAAAGTATGATGacttgaattaaagaatattgtttgttaattaatacTATATTCAACAAGACGTAGAGTTAACGTAGGTATTAAGAATTATTCCCTGTAGACGAAAGGACTAAATCACCTTCAAGTCACCGGATATATTCGCACCTGCCAGGATACCTGTTGCCGCTGGGAAAAATATAGCCAAGactgaaaaaaaattatgttgCACCCCTTCGCTGTATCTATAGTCCGATTGAAAGTTCTCCATGAATAGATCAGCTGCGAACATTgaataaatagaatattttgtTAAGTCTTATCGAACAATACTTGACGTAGATGGCCATAAATGTTTACCATTGTATCCTATAAATCCTTTGGCTCTTTCCAAATCGTCTTTGGGTCCAATAAAAGTGCCGATCATAAAATCAACGATAGCTAACAATAGAATAACGAGTAAACCAATCTGAGCCTTCGCTTCCCATTCCAAACCGATCATTACGATTAGAAGCAGCAAAGCTATCGTGATACAACCTGTACGAAGCAAAGCATTAGAAACATGGTAGATGGTAAAAAAGATTTGTTAATTTCTACCAACCTATGATTCTGATGTCCGTGTTATCGCAATCGACGATGCAAACTCCGTTCGATTTTAGACAGTCCACCATACTTTCGCAAAATCCAACAACGTACATGGAACAGGCGACTGCGTTCGCTAAAGAAAATATAAGTCCTATCGAACCTCCGAATTCTGGACCCAACGATCTGGAAATCATGTAATACGTGCCACCTGCgggaattaattaatcttatCGACTGACAGACAGATGAATGCGAATTTATTAATTCTACGCATACTAAAcatcataatttataatttagaaGTCCCTATTTCAGGGGTACAAGTGTGAATAACTTATTCGTACGTAAATACCATAGAGCAGAAATACTGAATTGAATATACTATATTCAATAACAACTGTTCGCTGTTACTTACCTCCTTTAATAAGCCCGTTCGTGCTAATCGCCGACATCGATAACGATGTAATAGTGGTAACAACTGTCGTTGTTAGAATCAATAAAATAGCTTCCCCTAAAAGTACGGAAGAAACGATTCGGTATGTTGGCAAAGGAAACGCTTCGACGTTATTTTCTTCCATATAATTACCTATTCCTGCTTGCGCCACGACCCAGGAGAGTCGTAAAAATAACATCACCCCCCAGATATTGAGCAGACATCTCAACAGCACTCCCTGGATCCATCCGAATTTCACTCCAGTGGACGGTGGTTTCACGTGGGCAATGGGCAATGTGTGCGAGCCTGAACTCTACGAcaagagaaaatgaaacattacACTTTTGTATGAAAgatatgcaaatttttaattatcaagcTAGATCACTGTTACCCATGCACTGTACAGAATCTGTGCGATTATGGGCAATGTCCCAGTTCACGTGTCGTCCAAATCAACAGGTATTCGTTGAATTAAACGGTAGAAGTTGCGATAGAGATCTCTGTACGTGAATGTTACGCGTAAATTGAGATTTAGAGGTGGTTATCGGCATTGAAGGTGATTCGTCTAGAGGAAGGGTCGCCTGTCGACCAATGAAGACTAACGATTTACGTAACAATGCCTCACATGCCATGCATTACACGTCGCCCAATGTTCAGAGACTTTTTAGAAATTCAGCCTCGAGTACAGTGCGTTTAGGGGGAAATGGCATGAAACGTTTTCTCAGAAATTTCTAATTCACTGATACCACAGCATTAAAACAAACATCGTGGATCGAAATTCCGATCTGTTGATGTAATATTTTCAGGGTTAAACTTCGCTGAGATATTCAAACAAAGCTGAGTGAACTAGTTTCGATCTCTTTAAACAAGCATAGATCCGGCCAAACAAACGTTCATCGAAACCTTACGAACGAACGACTGGGTAAACGATAATTGGATTACTCCCTATCAAACATCGCGTCGAGGTAAGAAACGAAGATTTATTAAGAATTTTCAGTATGAAATTTAGGTATCCTTGAGATTGATTATTTGACTTTGATTTTGGAGAATCTCTCGATTTCCTTCGATGAAAAATACCCCTTCGCCGAATCagtaaacaatttatttcaagacCTCAAGTTTGAACATCTGCGGTTCAAGAGTACCTTTTAGCGAGCATTTTCAACTGGCTTATAGCTCTTAGAGAGACGATTATTTCATCCCATTATTTCCCGTTACATCCTCGAATATCGTGTCTTGGtataattgttaaattattcttACACGTGTGCCGATCTCGTGAACGAATACATCCTTAATTTCTTTCAACGAATAAAACTATGTTACTGTGAAACTCCCAGGCCCTAACAAgtttataaatgataaaattcataaatttcttatggatgtaattttgtaaattttaaattgccAATTTTCAATGTAGATTCTATAATTTCTTGTTTCCATAATGATAGATCTATGATTGTGGATTGTTACATTGATGCGATGAGAACAAATGACCTCACTATCTCAGGAAGAAGAATTTTCTTCATTATCACGAATCATAAATTCGATGTACTCACATCAGTAAGTGCACGCGACGTGTACAAGTGAGTTACGAGCTTGTATCACCGAAAGACCAAAGTGACAACGAAAGAAACACGTACCTTTGCACTGTTACATATACTATTTCGTATCAACACGCTCGTGCAATACGTGGTATAATAGTCAAATAATAACGAACGCTTATCCCTCGACTCGTAATGTATTCGGAGCACGCGTTTTGCTGGTCCTATGGACGGCTGCTATTAAGTCATGTGTGCCGTACAATTCGAATTCGTgaatgatattttaattttctcctCTTATCGCGCCTGATTTTAATCGACGAAAGACAGTGGGCGTGGATGTAGATAATTtgagaaattataattattaacgcAATGAAGAATTCATAAAGTTACTTGAAATTCTACATGGTTAAACGAAGATATCAATTTCTCGAACGTGTATTTCAAGTAACCGAGCATTACGCAGTAGATGAGACAATCTTGTGGCATTTA
This window contains:
- the LOC114875484 gene encoding bumetanide-sensitive sodium-(potassium)-chloride cotransporter is translated as MAHENGLNGDTDSETVELNPLRRTRFHVNRVDSLEGRASLLGEQETKKSLRHMTREALPRLDNYRNIMSIQAAHRPSLDELHNPTLLNKSSGSHTLPIAHVKPPSTGVKFGWIQGVLLRCLLNIWGVMLFLRLSWVVAQAGIGEAILLILTTTVVTTITSLSMSAISTNGLIKGGGTYYMISRSLGPEFGGSIGLIFSLANAVACSMYVVGFCESMVDCLKSNGVCIVDCDNTDIRIIGCITIALLLLIVMIGLEWEAKAQIGLLVILLLAIVDFMIGTFIGPKDDLERAKGFIGYNADLFMENFQSDYRYSEGVQHNFFSVLAIFFPAATGILAGANISGDLKDPQTAIPKGTLLAILLTTISYLFMALMVGGSVSRDASGDVNDLWNVYNSSYSVLSSFNATNETAESPIATANLLNSSQITWTAYGTKFNCTGNCTYGSHNSFQVIELVSAFGPFIYAGCFAATLSSALASLVSAPKVFQALCLDELYPGISWFSGEKNKEPIRGYLLTFVIAVGFILIGELNAIAPLISNFFLAAYTLVNFSTFHASLAKPIGWRPTFKYYNMWLSLVGAILCVSVMFLISWWTALITLSVVLALYLVVSYRKPDVNWGSTTQAQTYNNALTAVQQLDRVEEHVKNYRPQLLVLTGIPSTRSALVDFAHHITKNNSLFICGHVVETPISYKTRNSMIEKCTSWFRGNKIKAFYSVVDGANFQDGTTTLLQAAGLGKMKPNILLMGYKQDWATCPREQLNMYFNVMHKALDMHIAVALLRLSEGLDCSTTIGDNDEQKRNTSTTLPGNQSFSQLSQASSTSDISIPGSPAPRRSKVINEYPNPTTEDQRENRQTFIPIAKDILNVVTKFQRKQKKGTIDVWWLYDDGGLTLLLPYIISTRRNWSNSKLRVFALANKHSELEYEQRNMASLLSKFRIDYSALKVIPDISKPAQESTKNFFNLLIENFQQTEDPKTTDDDMIKDSELLAMKEKTNRHLRLRELLLENSTEANLVVMTLPMPRKGAVSAPLYMAWLETLTRDMPPFLLVRGNHTSVLTFYS